A single region of the Marinobacter nanhaiticus D15-8W genome encodes:
- the nuoC gene encoding NADH-quinone oxidoreductase subunit C/D, whose protein sequence is MSVATPARGQADNEAVSDPVLESLRQHFGETLFVEQAALTGMPVVWVPHEHLIDTLTFLRDMDGPFSMLFDLSAIDERLRGQRSGLPPSDFTVFYHLLSVDRNRDILLKVALTEDDLSVPTSVSVFPNANWYEREVWDMFGISFAGHPHLTRILMPPTWHGHPLRKDYPARATEFDPYTLTVEGQDTEQHALQFDPESWGMKRERNGAEFMFLNLGPNHPSAHGAFRIVLQLDGEEIVDCVPDIGYHHRGAEKMGERQSWHSFIPYTDRVDYTGGVMNNLPYILAVEKLAGIEVTDRAKTMRVMLAEMFRITSHLLFLGTYLQDLGAMSPVFFTFSDRQRAYKVIEGITGFRMHPAFFRIGGLAQDLPKGWEGLVQEFLDWMPKRLREYERAMMDNILVRERTRNVAAFNTEEALAWGVTGPNLRATGCDYDLRKQRPYSGYENFEFEIPLGKNGDVFDRGQLRIDEMRQSLRIIQQCVDHMPAGDYKADHPLTTPPPRERMLQHIETLITHFLQVSWGPVLKPNESCQLVEATKGINSYYLTSDGNTTSYRTRIRTPSFPHLQQIPALFRGGFVPDLIAHLGSIDFVMADVDR, encoded by the coding sequence CTGGAATCGTTGCGGCAGCACTTCGGCGAAACACTATTCGTCGAACAGGCCGCGCTGACGGGCATGCCCGTAGTGTGGGTGCCGCATGAGCACCTTATCGATACGCTGACCTTCCTGCGAGATATGGACGGTCCGTTCTCGATGCTGTTCGACCTGTCCGCGATTGACGAGCGCTTGCGGGGACAGCGTTCCGGCCTGCCGCCTTCTGACTTTACGGTTTTCTACCACCTGCTTTCCGTCGACCGTAACAGGGATATCCTGCTGAAGGTTGCGCTCACGGAAGATGATCTTTCGGTGCCCACGAGTGTTTCCGTATTCCCGAACGCCAACTGGTACGAGCGGGAAGTGTGGGACATGTTCGGCATAAGCTTCGCTGGCCATCCTCACCTTACGCGTATCCTCATGCCGCCCACCTGGCACGGGCATCCGCTACGCAAGGACTACCCGGCCCGGGCGACGGAGTTCGACCCCTACACCCTGACCGTTGAGGGGCAGGACACCGAACAGCACGCCCTGCAGTTTGATCCCGAGTCCTGGGGCATGAAGCGTGAGCGCAACGGCGCCGAATTCATGTTCCTCAATCTTGGACCCAACCATCCTTCGGCCCATGGCGCCTTCCGTATCGTGCTACAGCTTGACGGCGAGGAGATCGTCGACTGCGTACCGGACATTGGCTACCACCACCGGGGTGCGGAGAAGATGGGCGAGCGCCAGTCCTGGCACAGTTTCATTCCCTACACCGATCGGGTGGATTACACCGGCGGTGTGATGAACAACTTGCCGTACATATTGGCGGTCGAGAAACTGGCGGGTATCGAGGTGACGGATCGGGCCAAGACCATGCGGGTCATGCTGGCAGAGATGTTCCGTATCACCAGTCATCTTCTGTTCCTGGGGACCTACCTGCAGGACCTGGGCGCGATGTCGCCGGTGTTCTTCACCTTCAGCGATCGCCAGCGTGCCTACAAGGTCATCGAGGGTATTACCGGTTTCCGTATGCATCCGGCGTTCTTCCGGATCGGCGGGCTAGCCCAGGATCTGCCCAAGGGATGGGAAGGGCTGGTCCAGGAATTCCTCGACTGGATGCCCAAGCGCCTACGGGAGTATGAGCGAGCGATGATGGACAACATCCTGGTTCGTGAGCGTACCCGCAACGTCGCCGCGTTCAATACCGAGGAAGCCCTCGCCTGGGGCGTCACCGGTCCCAATCTGCGGGCGACCGGCTGTGATTACGATTTACGTAAACAGCGGCCATATTCCGGCTACGAGAATTTCGAGTTCGAGATTCCCCTGGGTAAGAACGGTGATGTCTTTGATCGGGGCCAGTTGCGTATCGACGAGATGCGTCAGAGCCTGCGCATTATCCAGCAATGCGTCGACCACATGCCGGCCGGGGATTACAAGGCCGATCACCCGCTGACCACACCGCCTCCGCGGGAGCGCATGCTGCAGCATATCGAGACGCTGATCACCCATTTCCTGCAGGTTTCCTGGGGCCCCGTGCTCAAGCCCAACGAATCCTGCCAACTGGTTGAGGCAACCAAAGGCATCAATAGCTATTACCTGACCAGCGATGGCAACACGACGAGTTACCGGACCCGTATCCGTACGCCCAGCTTCCCGCATTTGCAGCAGATACCGGCGCTGTTCCGGGGCGGCTTCGTGCCGGATTTGATCGCCCACCTGGGCAGCATTGATTTTGTCATGGCAGACGTGGACCGCTGA
- the nuoE gene encoding NADH-quinone oxidoreductase subunit NuoE, giving the protein MKTEETPSNAVTIATDGHGFVLHGDDLEAIRHERDHYEQAQAACIEALKIVQRRHGWVPDGAIPAIADALGVTPASVEGVATFYSLVFRQPVGRHVILVCDSSSCFLTDYEALREALSQRLGIDFGQTTDDGRFTLLPVCCLGACDRGPALMIDDDTYGPVHPDDVDVLLEAYS; this is encoded by the coding sequence ATGAAAACCGAAGAGACGCCCTCCAACGCAGTCACCATCGCCACCGACGGCCACGGATTCGTATTGCACGGCGATGACCTCGAGGCCATCCGCCACGAACGCGATCATTACGAACAGGCCCAGGCAGCCTGCATCGAGGCGCTGAAGATCGTCCAGCGTCGTCATGGTTGGGTTCCCGACGGTGCGATTCCGGCCATTGCCGACGCGTTGGGAGTTACGCCGGCTTCGGTCGAGGGGGTGGCGACCTTTTACAGTCTGGTCTTCCGGCAGCCGGTGGGTCGGCATGTCATCCTCGTATGTGACAGCAGCTCCTGCTTCCTGACGGATTACGAGGCCCTGCGGGAAGCATTGTCACAGCGGTTAGGCATTGATTTCGGCCAAACCACCGACGATGGCCGGTTCACCTTGCTACCGGTCTGCTGTCTCGGGGCCTGCGATCGCGGGCCTGCCTTGATGATCGATGATGACACCTACGGGCCCGTCCACCCGGACGATGTGGACGTGCTCCTGGAGGCTTATTCATGA
- the nuoF gene encoding NADH-quinone oxidoreductase subunit NuoF, giving the protein MSRDLPRLRYHSQLRQSAHERREETHPLTWRMRDDGQPVFLEEYSKKDGYAAVKHVLNELSGKDVIEQMKTANVRGRGGAGFSAGVKWSLTMQGGDLPRGYLVCNADEMEPGTFKDRLIMEQMPHLLIEGMILGAYANNSRFGYIFLRGEYVESARALQRAIEEARAAGWLGDNIAGSGFDFDIALHTGAGRYICGEETALINSLEGKRANPRAKPPFPGQSGAWGKPTVVNNVETLCNTPAVMRHGAEWFQGISGDLSDDGGTKLYGVSGRVKRTGLWELPIGTPGEEIMDLAGGVVEGQSLKAWLPGGGSTGFLLPEHLKLGLDFDTIGKEGSRLGTGLLTVVTDQQSMVSLMRNLEAFFARESCGWCTPCRDGLPWTVKILQALERGEGEEGDIELLEKLADDQGPGKTFCAHAPGAAMPLSSAIKYFRDEFEAGVSHPRREAHADPIPVGEV; this is encoded by the coding sequence ATGAGTCGAGATCTGCCCCGGCTTCGCTACCACAGCCAGCTTCGCCAGTCGGCCCACGAGCGGCGGGAGGAGACCCATCCGTTGACTTGGCGTATGCGTGACGACGGACAGCCGGTCTTCCTCGAGGAGTATTCAAAAAAGGATGGCTATGCTGCGGTAAAGCACGTGCTGAACGAGCTGAGCGGCAAGGATGTCATCGAGCAGATGAAGACAGCCAACGTGCGCGGCCGTGGCGGTGCCGGTTTCTCCGCAGGGGTGAAGTGGAGCCTGACCATGCAGGGCGGCGATTTGCCTCGGGGTTACCTGGTCTGCAATGCGGACGAGATGGAACCGGGCACCTTCAAGGACCGCCTGATCATGGAGCAGATGCCGCACCTGCTGATCGAGGGCATGATCCTGGGTGCCTACGCCAACAACTCGCGGTTCGGCTACATCTTCCTTCGCGGTGAGTACGTGGAATCGGCCCGCGCATTGCAGCGCGCCATCGAAGAGGCCCGTGCCGCCGGTTGGTTGGGGGACAATATCGCCGGCAGTGGTTTCGATTTCGATATCGCCCTGCATACCGGTGCCGGACGCTATATCTGCGGTGAGGAAACAGCGCTCATCAATTCCCTGGAAGGCAAGCGCGCCAATCCCAGGGCAAAGCCGCCGTTCCCCGGCCAATCCGGTGCGTGGGGTAAGCCCACAGTCGTCAACAACGTCGAAACCCTGTGCAACACCCCGGCCGTCATGCGTCACGGTGCGGAATGGTTCCAGGGCATTTCCGGGGATTTAAGCGATGACGGCGGCACCAAGCTCTACGGGGTTTCGGGCAGGGTGAAGCGTACCGGCCTCTGGGAACTGCCTATAGGAACACCCGGTGAAGAAATCATGGACCTGGCCGGCGGCGTCGTCGAAGGCCAATCCCTCAAGGCATGGCTGCCCGGTGGTGGCAGCACCGGCTTCCTGTTGCCCGAACACCTGAAGCTGGGACTCGACTTCGACACCATTGGCAAGGAGGGCAGCCGCCTGGGCACCGGTTTGCTGACGGTCGTGACCGACCAGCAAAGCATGGTATCGCTGATGCGGAATCTCGAAGCTTTCTTCGCCCGCGAATCCTGCGGCTGGTGTACCCCGTGTCGCGACGGTCTGCCCTGGACGGTGAAGATCCTCCAGGCCCTGGAGCGTGGAGAAGGGGAAGAGGGAGACATTGAGTTGTTAGAAAAACTGGCGGACGATCAGGGCCCCGGCAAGACCTTCTGCGCGCACGCGCCTGGCGCCGCCATGCCGCTATCCAGCGCAATCAAGTATTTCCGTGACGAATTCGAGGCTGGCGTTAGCCATCCGAGGCGGGAAGCACACGCGGATCCGATACCGGTAGGCGAGGTGTAA
- the nuoG gene encoding NADH-quinone oxidoreductase subunit NuoG, with protein MATIHVDGNSYTVDGADNLLHACLSLGLDIPYFCWHPAMGSVGACRQCAVKQYKDEEDDKGMLVMACMAPSSDGTRISIDDDEAREFRASVIEWLMINHPHDCPVCEEGGHCHLQDMTVMTGHDRRRYRFRKRTHRNQYLGPFIAHEMNRCITCYRCTRFYNDYAGGTDLGAFGANSNIYFGRYEEGTLESPFSGNLTEVCPTGVFTDQTHSQRYTRKWDMQFGPSVCHQCSVGCNISPGERYGDIRRIENRYHGEINRFFLCDRGRFGYGYVNRNDRPVEPAWRGDGQGSAVSLSVDAALDRGSDLLRDARRVIGIGSPRASLESNHQLRELVGADNFSTGIASSEWTCIQQMAELSLSTGLPTPTLREVEEHDAVLVLGEDLIQSAARVGLSVRQAILGRRGEHAGSRGIPTWNAEAIKTLGQDSRYPLYSLYPASTGLDGIAMPVPQLDPEAIARVGHAVAHCIDDASPAVPDLEAEDRDLANEIAAALLKASRPLVVSGSSMESPAILDAAGNIARALARRACNGGFMLVRREANSTGLGLMGGQTLDWALEELTEQRADAVVILENDLYQRLPSSLVEKALGQARTVIVLDHQSTDTLNQAHLSLPASSFAEADGTLVNMEGRAQRFFQVYDPGYIRPETRIRESWRWLHALKCGLQRQMVTEINLDQVTVACAEHNPGLAQIVYAAPGSSYRVRGTKLAREPHRYSGRTSMRAHLNVSEPRAPQDVDTPFTFSMEGYNGFDRPRDTVAFAWAPGWNSPQAWNKFTDEVGGHLSAGDPGVRLVEPVPGIYRYSDSVPAAFASQEGEWRVIVLPRLFGGDETSARAEPIQERAGRAELILSERDAQLLGVSPGDSLKMALNGSERTFPVHIEAGFPSGMVGLPAGAGTDFANGSWASLSLAGSDPVMSDQPAADGGEARP; from the coding sequence ATGGCGACGATCCATGTGGACGGCAATTCCTACACGGTCGACGGCGCGGATAATCTGCTGCATGCCTGCCTGTCGCTGGGACTGGATATTCCATACTTCTGCTGGCACCCGGCCATGGGGAGCGTTGGGGCGTGCCGCCAGTGTGCGGTAAAGCAATACAAGGACGAGGAAGACGATAAGGGCATGCTGGTGATGGCGTGCATGGCGCCCTCGTCGGATGGGACACGTATTTCCATCGATGATGACGAAGCGCGAGAATTCCGTGCCAGCGTCATCGAGTGGCTGATGATCAACCATCCCCATGATTGTCCAGTCTGCGAGGAAGGTGGGCACTGCCACCTGCAGGATATGACGGTAATGACCGGTCATGACCGCCGTCGTTACCGATTCCGCAAGCGCACCCATCGTAACCAGTACCTCGGGCCGTTTATCGCCCACGAAATGAATCGCTGTATTACCTGCTACCGCTGTACCCGTTTCTACAACGACTATGCCGGCGGCACCGATCTGGGCGCGTTTGGCGCAAACAGTAATATCTACTTCGGGCGCTACGAAGAGGGTACGCTGGAGAGTCCATTTTCCGGCAACCTGACGGAAGTCTGTCCTACCGGCGTCTTCACCGACCAGACCCACAGCCAGCGTTATACCCGCAAGTGGGACATGCAGTTCGGCCCAAGTGTGTGCCACCAATGTTCGGTGGGTTGCAATATCTCTCCGGGCGAGCGGTATGGCGACATTCGCCGGATCGAGAACCGCTACCACGGCGAGATCAATCGCTTCTTTCTATGCGATCGCGGGCGCTTCGGCTACGGCTACGTCAACCGTAACGACCGTCCAGTCGAACCGGCGTGGCGTGGCGACGGGCAGGGCTCAGCGGTCAGCTTGTCGGTAGACGCCGCGCTTGATCGCGGAAGTGATTTGCTTCGCGATGCGCGCCGGGTCATCGGCATCGGTTCTCCAAGGGCCAGCCTGGAAAGTAACCATCAGCTGCGTGAACTGGTCGGTGCCGACAATTTCTCTACCGGCATTGCCTCCAGCGAATGGACTTGCATCCAGCAGATGGCGGAGCTTTCGTTGTCCACCGGCCTGCCTACGCCGACCCTGCGGGAAGTCGAAGAACACGATGCCGTATTGGTCCTGGGTGAGGACCTGATCCAGAGCGCTGCGCGTGTGGGGCTTTCCGTGCGTCAGGCCATCCTGGGCCGCCGGGGCGAGCACGCCGGCAGTCGCGGCATTCCGACCTGGAACGCCGAAGCGATCAAGACGCTCGGCCAGGACAGTCGCTACCCGCTCTATTCACTATATCCGGCCAGCACGGGTCTGGACGGTATCGCCATGCCGGTACCGCAATTGGATCCCGAGGCTATTGCCCGAGTCGGTCATGCCGTTGCCCATTGCATCGATGATGCCTCACCCGCGGTACCGGACCTCGAAGCCGAAGACCGGGACTTGGCGAATGAAATCGCTGCAGCCTTGTTGAAAGCCAGCCGTCCGCTGGTCGTCAGTGGCAGCTCTATGGAATCCCCAGCCATCCTGGACGCGGCAGGCAACATAGCCCGCGCGCTGGCTCGTCGTGCCTGTAATGGTGGATTTATGCTGGTGCGCCGGGAAGCAAACAGTACGGGGCTTGGATTGATGGGTGGGCAGACCCTTGACTGGGCGCTGGAGGAACTGACGGAACAGCGCGCCGATGCGGTGGTGATCCTGGAAAACGATCTTTATCAGCGTCTGCCCAGCAGCCTTGTGGAGAAGGCCTTGGGTCAGGCCAGAACCGTCATCGTGCTGGACCATCAGAGTACCGACACACTGAATCAAGCGCATCTGTCCTTGCCGGCGTCGAGCTTTGCCGAGGCGGATGGCACACTGGTTAATATGGAAGGCCGCGCGCAGCGTTTCTTCCAGGTCTACGACCCGGGCTATATCCGTCCGGAAACCAGGATTCGCGAAAGCTGGCGTTGGCTGCATGCGCTCAAATGCGGCCTGCAGCGCCAGATGGTTACGGAGATCAACCTGGATCAGGTGACGGTGGCGTGCGCCGAACACAACCCGGGTTTGGCACAGATAGTCTACGCGGCGCCGGGATCGAGCTACCGGGTCCGTGGCACCAAGCTGGCTCGGGAGCCGCATCGCTATAGCGGCCGCACCTCGATGCGCGCGCATCTGAATGTCAGCGAACCACGGGCACCGCAGGATGTGGACACGCCGTTCACATTCTCCATGGAGGGATACAACGGCTTCGACCGCCCCCGGGATACCGTGGCCTTCGCCTGGGCTCCGGGCTGGAACTCGCCCCAGGCTTGGAACAAGTTTACCGACGAGGTGGGCGGCCATCTTAGTGCCGGCGACCCCGGCGTGCGCCTGGTGGAGCCGGTACCCGGTATTTACCGCTACAGTGATTCTGTTCCGGCAGCGTTTGCCTCGCAGGAAGGTGAGTGGCGCGTCATAGTTCTGCCGCGGCTGTTCGGCGGTGATGAGACCTCGGCCCGTGCGGAACCGATTCAGGAGCGCGCCGGACGTGCGGAGCTGATCCTCTCCGAGCGGGATGCCCAGCTACTCGGTGTGTCCCCGGGAGACTCTCTCAAAATGGCACTGAATGGGTCTGAGCGAACCTTCCCGGTTCACATTGAGGCTGGCTTTCCGTCAGGGATGGTGGGCTTACCCGCCGGCGCAGGAACGGACTTCGCCAACGGTAGTTGGGCTAGCCTCAGCCTGGCCGGGTCGGATCCGGTGATGTCGGACCAGCCAGCGGCTGATGGTGGGGAGGCACGCCCATGA
- the nuoH gene encoding NADH-quinone oxidoreductase subunit NuoH, translating to MSWLTPELLAILYAMFQAVVILLGAVLLGAVMTVIERRLLGLWQDRYGPNRVGPFGSMQLVADMIKIFFKEDWIPPFADRKLFVLAPAIAMASLLLSFMIIPITPGWGVADLNIGLLFFFAMAGINVYAVLFGGWSSGNKYALIGAMRASAQTLSYEVFMGLALMGVVALAGTFNMRDIVQAQEGLWYIIPQFFGFCTFLIAGIAVTHRHPFDQPEAEQELADGYHIEYSSMKFGMFFIGEYVGMVLVSALIVTLFFGGWHGPWLPPIIWFALKTGFFLMVFVLLRAALPRPRYDRVMSFGWKVCLPLTLINLLVTGAVILLDTPAAGGS from the coding sequence ATGAGCTGGTTGACGCCAGAGCTGCTCGCTATCCTCTACGCCATGTTCCAGGCTGTGGTGATCCTGTTGGGCGCCGTGCTGCTCGGGGCGGTCATGACGGTGATCGAGCGCCGTCTGCTGGGGCTCTGGCAGGATCGTTATGGTCCCAACCGAGTGGGGCCTTTCGGTTCGATGCAATTGGTCGCCGACATGATCAAGATCTTCTTCAAGGAAGACTGGATTCCGCCGTTTGCCGATCGCAAGCTGTTCGTGCTGGCACCGGCAATCGCCATGGCCTCGCTGCTGCTGTCGTTCATGATCATCCCGATTACGCCGGGCTGGGGTGTGGCCGACCTCAATATCGGCCTACTGTTCTTCTTCGCGATGGCGGGCATCAACGTCTACGCGGTACTGTTCGGCGGCTGGTCCAGCGGCAACAAGTACGCGCTGATCGGCGCCATGCGGGCGTCGGCCCAGACCCTGTCCTATGAGGTGTTCATGGGGCTCGCCCTGATGGGCGTGGTGGCCCTTGCCGGCACCTTCAATATGCGCGATATCGTCCAGGCCCAGGAAGGGCTGTGGTACATCATCCCGCAGTTCTTCGGCTTCTGTACCTTCCTGATCGCGGGTATTGCGGTAACCCACCGCCATCCCTTCGACCAACCGGAAGCGGAGCAGGAGCTGGCAGACGGCTATCACATCGAATACTCAAGCATGAAGTTCGGCATGTTCTTCATCGGCGAGTACGTGGGCATGGTGCTGGTGTCCGCGCTGATCGTGACGCTCTTCTTTGGCGGTTGGCACGGCCCCTGGCTGCCACCGATCATCTGGTTTGCGCTCAAGACGGGCTTTTTCCTGATGGTATTCGTGTTGCTGCGGGCCGCGCTGCCACGGCCGCGGTACGACCGGGTCATGAGCTTTGGCTGGAAGGTTTGCCTGCCGCTGACGCTGATCAATTTGCTGGTAACCGGTGCGGTGATCCTGCTGGATACACCGGCCGCGGGAGGAAGCTGA
- the nuoI gene encoding NADH-quinone oxidoreductase subunit NuoI — MTPRQLITGTWSQLKTMGIIFMHSFRKRETVNYPEEQVDLPPRYRGRIVLTRDPDGEERCVACNLCAVACPVDCIALQKGEHEDGRWYPEFFRINFSRCIFCGMCEEACPTSAIQLTPDFEMSEYDRQELVYEKEDLLINGPGKDHDYHFYKVAGLSIAGKDKGKAQNEQEPIDVKTLLP; from the coding sequence ATGACACCCAGACAGCTGATAACCGGAACCTGGTCGCAACTGAAGACCATGGGCATCATCTTCATGCATTCGTTCCGCAAACGGGAGACGGTGAACTATCCGGAGGAGCAGGTTGACCTGCCACCACGCTATCGTGGCCGTATCGTGCTGACCCGCGACCCGGATGGTGAGGAGCGGTGCGTCGCCTGCAATCTCTGCGCGGTGGCCTGTCCGGTGGACTGCATCGCGTTGCAGAAAGGAGAACATGAAGATGGCCGCTGGTATCCGGAGTTCTTCCGCATCAACTTCTCCCGCTGCATCTTCTGCGGCATGTGCGAGGAAGCCTGCCCCACATCCGCCATCCAGCTCACGCCGGATTTCGAGATGAGCGAGTATGACCGCCAGGAGCTGGTCTACGAGAAGGAAGACCTGTTGATCAACGGGCCCGGCAAGGACCATGACTATCACTTCTACAAGGTGGCCGGGCTGTCGATTGCGGGTAAGGACAAAGGCAAGGCCCAGAACGAACAGGAACCCATAGACGTGAAGACGTTGTTGCCCTGA
- the nuoJ gene encoding NADH-quinone oxidoreductase subunit J: MELAFYLSGLVAVLATLGVISGTNAVHALLYLIVSLIAVAMVYFALGAPFAGALEIIVYAGAIMVLFVFVVMILNLGEGAAEQERLWLKAGTWFGPSVLALVLLGVLVYSLWQGDAGRVIEGETLTAKAVGTTLFGPWLLVVELAAMLLLAALVTASHVGRMWPAKPNDKGRGGDQ, encoded by the coding sequence ATGGAACTGGCCTTTTACCTCAGTGGACTCGTGGCCGTATTGGCCACGCTGGGCGTAATCAGCGGCACCAACGCCGTGCATGCCCTGTTGTACCTGATTGTCTCGCTGATCGCCGTGGCCATGGTGTACTTCGCCCTGGGCGCGCCATTTGCCGGGGCCCTGGAGATTATCGTGTATGCCGGGGCGATCATGGTGCTGTTCGTGTTCGTCGTGATGATCCTCAACCTGGGCGAGGGCGCGGCCGAGCAAGAGCGGCTCTGGCTCAAGGCTGGAACCTGGTTCGGGCCCTCTGTACTTGCGTTGGTCCTGCTGGGTGTTTTGGTCTACAGCCTGTGGCAGGGCGATGCGGGCCGTGTGATCGAAGGTGAGACACTGACCGCCAAAGCTGTGGGTACGACGCTGTTCGGACCCTGGCTGCTGGTGGTCGAGCTGGCTGCGATGCTGTTGCTGGCAGCACTGGTGACAGCGTCCCATGTAGGCCGCATGTGGCCCGCCAAACCGAATGACAAAGGCAGGGGAGGCGATCAATGA
- the nuoK gene encoding NADH-quinone oxidoreductase subunit NuoK, which yields MSGVPMEHGLILAAILFALGLAGLMFRRNMVFVLMSLEIMLNAAGLAFIVAGTAWQQPEGQAMFLLVITLAAAEASVGLALLIQLYQRFRTLDTDKASGMRG from the coding sequence ATGAGCGGTGTGCCCATGGAGCACGGCCTGATCCTGGCGGCCATCCTGTTTGCGCTCGGACTGGCCGGACTGATGTTCCGGCGCAATATGGTTTTCGTGCTGATGAGCCTGGAGATCATGCTTAACGCAGCGGGTCTGGCCTTTATCGTCGCCGGCACCGCCTGGCAACAGCCCGAGGGTCAGGCCATGTTCCTGCTGGTCATCACGCTGGCGGCCGCGGAAGCCAGCGTTGGCTTGGCCTTGCTGATCCAGCTCTACCAGCGCTTCAGGACCCTCGATACGGATAAAGCAAGCGGGATGCGCGGATGA
- the nuoL gene encoding NADH-quinone oxidoreductase subunit L, giving the protein MTDLSTSLLPWTFLLPLIGMLILAFSHGRLGDRPSAFVGVASVGLAAIVTAVIGFEFLVGDREPQSITLWTWISVGDFTPTIGLALDGLSLTMLGVITGVGFLIHLFAAWYMHGDEGITRFFAYMNLFVFSMVLLVLGDNLLLLFLGWEGVGLCSYLLIGYYYRDSANGAAAFKAFIVTRIGDVFLAIGMFLLFSQVGTLNIEEILRTAPELWARGDTTVEIAALLVLGGALGKSAQLPLHTWLADAMAGPTPVSALIHAATMVTAGVYLIARLHGLFDLAPAAQYLVGLIGALTLLMAGFAALAQTDIKRVLAYSTMSQIGYMFLALGVGAYDAAIFHLETHAFFKALLFLSAGAVIVSCHHEQDIRRLGGLWRRLPLAYAGFVLGGSALVALPLVSAGFFSKDEILWQEFASGQTGLLLAGLAGAFLTSIYTLRLIIGIFHGAEGSDKARHAEPGRGLQHGLPIVVLGVLSTFLGGLITPPLEGVLPAGPGAQSDSGHVTLELLAAATSLAGVGVGLWLFLNRRQWLDRRVSKGWPAQLWTYWNHAWGFDWLFDRTLVRPYQAMVRWMRNDLVDRLMGLVAAVVRVFNAGLVLTQTGRLRTYATSMALGATLVLLVLALNY; this is encoded by the coding sequence ATGACGGATTTATCGACATCACTCTTGCCCTGGACCTTTCTGTTGCCCCTGATCGGCATGCTGATCCTGGCATTTTCACATGGGCGTCTGGGCGACCGGCCCAGCGCTTTCGTCGGGGTTGCCAGCGTCGGGCTGGCCGCCATCGTGACCGCTGTCATCGGGTTCGAATTCCTGGTGGGCGATCGCGAGCCGCAGTCCATAACGCTCTGGACCTGGATCTCGGTCGGGGACTTCACGCCCACCATCGGCCTCGCACTTGATGGGCTTTCGCTGACGATGCTGGGGGTGATCACCGGTGTCGGTTTCCTCATCCATCTCTTCGCCGCCTGGTACATGCACGGCGATGAGGGCATTACGCGCTTCTTTGCCTACATGAACCTGTTCGTGTTCAGTATGGTGCTGCTGGTGCTGGGCGATAACCTGCTGCTGCTATTCCTGGGCTGGGAAGGGGTTGGCCTGTGCAGTTACCTGCTGATTGGCTACTACTACCGGGACTCGGCCAACGGGGCGGCGGCCTTCAAGGCGTTTATCGTGACGCGGATTGGCGACGTGTTCCTGGCGATCGGGATGTTCCTGCTATTCAGCCAGGTGGGTACGCTGAACATTGAAGAGATCCTGCGTACGGCGCCCGAACTCTGGGCGCGCGGGGATACCACCGTGGAGATTGCCGCCTTGCTGGTTCTCGGTGGTGCCCTCGGCAAGTCCGCGCAACTACCCCTGCATACCTGGCTGGCCGATGCCATGGCTGGTCCCACGCCGGTCTCCGCGCTGATCCATGCCGCGACCATGGTCACCGCGGGTGTCTACCTGATTGCCAGATTGCATGGGTTGTTCGACCTTGCTCCTGCTGCCCAGTACCTGGTCGGTCTCATTGGGGCGCTGACACTTCTTATGGCAGGCTTTGCTGCCCTGGCGCAGACCGACATCAAGCGGGTGCTGGCCTATTCCACCATGAGTCAGATCGGCTATATGTTCCTTGCGCTCGGGGTAGGTGCCTACGACGCCGCTATCTTTCACCTGGAAACGCACGCCTTTTTCAAGGCGTTGTTGTTCCTATCGGCGGGCGCGGTCATTGTCAGTTGTCACCATGAACAGGATATACGCCGCCTCGGCGGTCTCTGGCGCCGCCTGCCCCTGGCCTACGCGGGGTTCGTACTCGGGGGATCCGCCCTGGTGGCCTTGCCGCTAGTGAGTGCGGGTTTCTTCAGCAAGGACGAAATTCTGTGGCAAGAATTCGCTTCGGGTCAGACGGGATTGCTTCTTGCTGGCCTGGCTGGGGCCTTCTTGACGTCCATCTACACGCTGCGCTTGATCATTGGCATCTTCCATGGTGCCGAAGGCAGCGACAAAGCCCGGCATGCCGAGCCTGGCCGTGGGCTACAGCATGGTCTGCCCATTGTCGTCCTGGGTGTTCTTTCGACGTTCCTGGGAGGATTGATCACACCTCCGCTGGAAGGTGTTCTGCCGGCAGGACCAGGGGCCCAGAGCGACTCCGGACATGTCACCTTGGAGCTCCTTGCCGCCGCCACCTCCCTTGCGGGCGTTGGTGTTGGTCTCTGGCTTTTCCTGAATCGCAGGCAGTGGCTGGACCGTCGTGTATCGAAGGGCTGGCCTGCGCAGTTGTGGACGTACTGGAACCATGCCTGGGGATTCGACTGGCTGTTCGATCGCACGTTAGTGCGGCCATACCAGGCCATGGTGCGCTGGATGCGAAATGACCTGGTCGACCGCCTCATGGGACTGGTCGCAGCCGTCGTCCGGGTTTTCAACGCCGGCCTGGTGCTGACCCAGACCGGGCGCCTGCGCACCTATGCCACGTCGATGGCCTTGGGAGCGACCCTGGTCCTATTGGTTTTGGCGCTGAATTACTGA